The Paroedura picta isolate Pp20150507F chromosome 2, Ppicta_v3.0, whole genome shotgun sequence sequence tgaactactctgactaaaaaacacaaaaaatagTCCCTTAAGTTTCAGAGTAAACTTTCAAACCTTCTCATATCTATGTatggccaaaataaataaatatatatatatttaatgctcCTTCCCCTTATTCTATCTCTGCATCTTCCCTTAGATTTGAATATTatcaatttatatattgccctccttCCTGCATTTCAGCTTGCtgttttccccacccctcccccagcattaTGGGGGACTATTtagagcccacttcttcagaggcAATAATCTAAATATTTATACTTCAAAGAGCCACACAACTCTTATCTTTCCTGCAGCAAGCAGAATTCCTTCTCCCTCTGAAATTAGTTTCCCCTCCTGATTTTCCAAGCACAAGCTTGCATATAACTGTTGCGGTCCTCACTATAGCAGAATCCAGCGGATTTGCCAGCCTGTTGGTCCTGAGGCCAAGCAGGATCTCCCAGGCTGGAAAATCTTTGTTTTTATCATCttagctgcagcaaaaaacaAATAGTCATGGGGAACTTGTCATAAAACCTGTACCAAGAACAGAGGATTGCATAGAATTTTATAATATGTCTACCTCATAATACTGGCTCAGAAACTTGGACCAATGCAATTGTGCCACTCCTTCAGAGTCATCTCCGGGTCCTCTTGATCCTCCTCCAAGGTCTCCAGGTCAGCCCTGGAGCTCTGATTAAACACCTTTCATGTGGCTGGGTCACCAGATAAGGACTCATCTTTCAAGCTTATACTAAACAAAGCATATTTCTAAGCAACCCTTTACTTCTGGCACCAGCTTATATCAGGCTCAGCTCTATTTGGAAAGCTGAGTTACAATGACCTTTAATCTtagtcaatatatatatatgatatatatatatcagcagATCATAATCTCTTCCTGTATCCCAACTCCTAAATCCAATTATGTTTCCTACAGAACAGCAGTTGTTTAGTCTTTACATAAAGAGACCACCCAGAATATTGTTAGAAAGATATATAGAAAACTATTAGTATGCTAATTGATGTTATCACAGAAAAAGTATTTATTCATATAAAGGTCAACTTAACTAGTCTTTCTGCTTAGGTTAAATCTGCAAGACTTTAGCACATCACAAAAGTGAGTATTAAAAGCCTATTCTTCCTGATGTTATGAGTGTCTCTTGTGCTGAGACTTAAACAACAAAACATGGCTGGGAGCAAGAAAGAGGAAGATAAAAGTGGCAGAAGTAAACCTCAATTTTGCTTGTTTTAAGTTTATTTGATCTCACTGAGGAAGTTCAGTAGGTTCTCACCACACTCCATTGGAATAAAGGGGCTGGAATATTGCCTAATATTTCTTCaccaagaagcaaaaaaaaaaaaaaaggttcttgTTTATTTGATGACACAAAGACATCACACAGTATTAACATAAACAGGTTTAATTACACAGAAGCTTTAGATGTCCTTCATTCATTATTTCCACGTAACTTCTTCACCAGGTTTCAATTCCCTatgaaaagaaaatttaaaaatcacaaagGTACAGGTCTACTGTGGTAAGGAAGGAGGAGCCAACAATGGTCCCCCTTCGGTAAGTAGAGATTTCCATTGGCCCAACCAACCGTTTATAATTTCAAATTTCCTCTGATTAGCAATTTGGAAACAAGTGCAGAGACCAGCTCTTATTTATAAACTTATGTATTTTTCTCCAACCACATTTAATGCAGggattcgtgggaattgtagtctatacaTACCTGAAAAGCCACAGTCTAGCCACCCGTGTCATAGAAGTTTGCTGGATGAACTTAGGTCAATTCTGCActtttctctctgcctttctctaATATAAACTGTTCAATAAGCCATATTGGATTGCACATGGTATTCTATACTAATGGTTATTTTTACATATTCTTTCCTCCAAGGGGCATAAAAGGGCATACATgatcttcccttctccattttattctcacaacaaccctgtcaggcagATTCAGTCAACAGACAGAAATGGTCACCCAGCGGGCCACACGGCAGAAGAAAGATAAGCAGCTCAGTTTCTGCAAAGCCCAGCATTCCAACCACTACCCACTACAACGCCCCACCCACTCAGAATTATATATATTATGTATCAGAAAGTAGTCATTCTGTATTTCAAATACAACTGCAAATAGTATTGTCTGTTCAGCTTTGAGGTGATCCCAGATAACTAACCTTTGAAACAATTTGCTCTTGTTCCTGAAAGCTGTCAGCTTTGCATCACTCCTCCTGTCAAGGTAACATCCCACTATAAAGCCAAAGGGGAGGAATGTAAAGGTCCAGTATTCTTTCACAAAACTGATGATGTTCACCATAATTACTAAGAGAAAAGAGGATCAAAGaaagtaataaatattttaaataaataaatagtttcagtcacttgtaattttttttatcaTGCATTAAGTAACCAGGAAGGGGTGGAAAAAATGCTGGTCAAAAAGCTACATCTAAATCTCCACataatttagagcagtggtccccaacctttttatcaccagggaccggtcaatgcttgacaattttactgaggcccggggggaggggtagtcttttgctgagggatgtcaccaccacctgagcctctgcttcacttgcttcaccgctggcgcccctgacttcctgctgcccgctgagggacgctgccagcagcagctgcacagtgccacgccgagggggaaccccagccatagtggtcgctggagagcaccaaaggtgagccggtggcagcagccagggaggaggacgaggaggagccgcaaccctgtaccaactgatctatggaccagtacctgtccccggaccgggcgttgaggaccactgatttagaggactCTCAGTTGGACAGTGGCTCTTCCTGATGCCAGGGTCATCAGTTCTGGCTTGCTAAAAAAACTAATGTGGTCTTTTCCGCACTGCTGCTGTCAGTAGCTCTTAATGGCAGTTAGTACTTGAACTTCTTTTGGAAGAGAGCTGATGCCCCCATTGTTAAGCAGCCTGAGGGGTAAATACTCATGACCCAGATGGCTCCCAGACCATAATTTGTCCACTTCTGGACTAGAGTCTCTTGTGCAATtataaaggcaaatgggattttgggctgtatcaaatggagtatcgtgtccagaccataggaggtgatggtaccactttactctgctctggttcggcctcacttggagtactgtgttcagttttgggcaccacagttgaagacgGATGTAGTCAAacaggagcatgtccagaggagaccatcaacaaagatgatgagggtttggagaccaagacgtatgaggaaaggttgggggagcttggtctggagagatggtgactgagaggggaactgataaccatcttcaagtatttaaaaggctgccatgtagaggatggagcagagttgttctcgtttgccccagaggggtggaccagaaccaaaacatccaaaacatccagaagacgttcctgacagagtggtttctcagtggaacaggcttccttgggaggtgatgggttctcagGCTCAGACGGACAggccatctgacggacaggctgattctgggaaggttcaagggggtggcaggttacagtggtaaCCAGgtactggtattgacctttaaggctatatgcggcctgggtcccatctacctgcgagACCACTTGGTCCCATAACCCACACAATACTAGTGAGCTTTTTCTGTAAGATTGTATAACTTAAAGCAATAAATACAAGGCATGAGAAAAAGATGTTGCATTCACATCTGATACAGTACATACCAGGTATTGTAGGATAAAACACAGGCTAGATGCTGTGTAGAAATTTACATTGCCTAAACAGCAAAGCAAAGCAGACGATAAGtgtcaggaaggaaaagaagatgcTGATATGACTTAGATTAGTTACTCCAGAATACTTTTACTACTGCTTTGGACTCACAATCAAAGTACTTAAAGAATGTTAGCAAGGTACATTTTCTCTCCTTGCTTTAAAATGTAAAGAGAATTCCATCATACTATGCATGCTCATTCCATACAATTCAATGGATTCTATGTTTCAGCTTATATTGTGTGTTGTTTAACTACTTTGGCCACTGACTGTAACAATAGATACTCCTACTATGGTTCATAACATTTAAGGCTGAAATGATAAGTAAACTTTGATGCCTTCTAATACAGAGAACAGAATTAGTACACATT is a genomic window containing:
- the NDUFB1 gene encoding NADH dehydrogenase [ubiquinone] 1 beta subcomplex subunit 1 translates to MVNIISFVKEYWTFTFLPFGFIVGCYLDRRSDAKLTAFRNKSKLFQRELKPGEEVTWK